TAAATGGTGCGGTTCCTGTGGGGATCCATTAAGGTGGAAACAATTACCAATTTAGTAGAACTTAGTAGAAGGGAGGGGGTTGTGCTCCCCTATCGGAAGGTCAAATCGGTGACCTCGTTCTGTCTCTAGTGGTTTTTTCGGGGGCTTGTTGCATAAAAAATCACTATCAAAAACTTGTCACTCTGATTATgcatgtttttgtttgtgtggtTGTGGTGTCTGGttgttattttgtatttgactGGCTGATAACCTGTTTGctctacaaaaaaaaaatcgtacaAATGTgttatggaaaaatatatagaaccacaaaataatatttctgcCGGCAGATCTGATACATCGACACGTGCCcccttatttatttttggaacgTCTCCGCGTAGAACCCGATTAACTGAGTATATATGAACGCATAGAGTATAAGTAAACATAATATCTATAGAAAAGTATACGTATATCTCTATTAATCTTCCATAGCAGTGGGAGATCTAAATGACTTTCAGACGTGTCCTTAACGCCGCCATTGACCTCAAACATTTGTGGAGCTTCCCCGAGAACCCAAGAGATGCACTTTCACTTACAACAAATCGACAAACtctggcaaacaaacaacgaACCGCGGTCGACGGCTGATCTAAAGAGACTAATTTTGGCTTTAGTCCACGTCCACGACGACGGTGGAGAAAAGCCAGCGAAACGTCACTGCCGGCCACGCCCTATCAGAGGGTATATGCACTTGGTTCAGTTGCTTGGAGCATAACAATGGGAAATAAGGAATAATAATATCTGATGATCCTAATGAGGATCGTATATGGTACTGTACATATATTCACTGTTACctaaacatttataaataaaattaggGATGTATATTCCTAATAAGAGTATAACTAAGCTATTATAGattattaattaaagttgAAGAAATCATAAAGTATTATAGAAGAATATACTTGATATATAATATAAGAAGattcttttaatgttttataaaaattcaGTATTTCCATTTGTTTATCATTCGTATGATCTAACTGAACTATTATTTAAGTTATCGGCAATAAAAGTTAGTGAATAGAATGGTCGGCTTTCTCATCCCTTCTCctacattttgttttgttttcaacgGCAACTGATAGCACGTAAATAGCATACACACGGAAAATGTATATAGAAGAGAGAGCGGAGTGGAAGAGAGTCCAAGTCCAGATGGGGAGCATAAGCTGCAGACATATGGCTCCAAAACTAAGAGGGAGCCACATATGAAGAGCGGAGGAGAGTGGTCAGGCTTACCGATGAAAATGCCATCGTTAAATGCTTCACTGTGAGaacattttaaacaataaGTATGATGTGAAATGGTCCATGAGAATACGAGTTATACTAACTAAGAgtctaaaatcaaaacatttattgTGATTTTTATTGCCAACCTCTTAAAATCGAGGGAGGCTCGTCTCTAGCAGTTTATTTCACATTGAGCTTATCAATAGCAAGATAAGCCCAAGAGTACTACTTATTAGTTTCTGTATTCACTGGGAAAATACAAGTGGCTAAAGCGACTGCGACTTGTCATTGCTTCGACCTTAGGTTGTATATTATTCCGAATATTATTAATTCGCATGTTTACCAAGTTGAGCATAACTCAATACACACTcgaaatttatataaaaaaatacatattattaacaagcatatgtacatatgccaTTTAATCGCCAGAATAGAATTGGAATATGCTTCGTTGACGTCAAGAAAAGTCTTAACAGTCCAAAGTATGAAACTAAAAATGATAACTTCTCTCAACAAATAGATCCATGAGTTTTGATGACTGCAAAGGTATCTACATGTATATAAGCATATGGAACTCCATTCCCTCCAAGACTCATTCTTAATCGGGTAaactattaatattttttcgaGAGCATTCCTGCTAACCCGTAATTACCAATCAATTTGAAACATTTAACTTTTACCTCCTCACTCTATTCCGCACTTGACAATGGGTGTCTCACTAAAATGGCTGTCTGAAAACCCGCAATTATTTTGCCATTGTTAAGTGCATTTCCATCCACCCCGATTCAATCCAATCCCACCCGCTTCCGCCCGCCCACTTGGGCGGCAGGACATGCGCAGGGCGTGGCAGTCGCCAACCCCATACATCAGTATTCCCGCTGCTTAACCATATTAGTTGCTACTTTGTGTTGTCAATTGGATTTGATTGCCCGGCGAGGGGGCGGGCATCAAGCtacaccacccacccacccagtAACACTTCTCCAGCATTCGCGTAATTCGCTCCGTTCCGTTTATTGTAAGCACTATGTTCTGGATAAGAAGTCGCAGGGAACTAATGTATCTTAAAATGGAAGTTCTCGAATACAATCACTAAATTTGATTAGTTATTAGACTTAATACATGACTAGAAAACTCGTTCAAGAACTCGTTGGTATTTACACGGCTTTTCGATTCAATTCAAATATGTATCTGGGGGGAAATACAACTATAATTatagcaaaataaatatgtttctTTTGGACAAGATCAAAACAGCTAGAGTAGCTGGATGGTATCTGTTATAATCAATCAATTAATTCAATGGTGAAACTGATGGGTAAGTTTCCACAATTATAAGGAACTATAGTTCGTACTAAATCGTAATAATAGATATTTTCAAAATGGTATAACCATGCTCGCGCTGATAATATATGTGTTGTTTTGTAACTTCTGTGCTTGTCTAATAGAAAAGTCATTTAGTAAAAGAAACtgatattttttgatttgaaaatcTCTTTTAGTTGTATTTCCCCCAACTGAAACACCGAAAACTTTACTACTTTAGGATCCAGGTCCACATCCCGATCGAACTGTCTATGTTAACTGGTAGAGTTTCGCATCGCCGACGATGTCCACGTCGCTGGAGTTGTCCTCGTCGCCACTGTCCGCCTCCAGATCGGAGTAGTCATCCGTGGAGTAACCCTGCTGCATCAGGCAcatctgcagctgctgctcgcTCGTCGGCTGAGTGGGTGTGCCGCCGACAGATCCGGGATTCAGTTTGCCGTGCTTGGAGTCCCCGGATGAGGAGGTGGCCTCGCCCGGCTGCTTGCCCGGTTCGCTGCGTGAGAAGTCGACGGGCTCTGCGGCATGGAAGAGTCAAAGAAATTTCCACAAAATTTAGAACTAATTTGATTTGCGTTGAAACTTGAGCAAAACTTTTTGCATCACAAGGAGCCGGCTAAAAGCCAAAAGGTCTAATTGATAGTCCAAAAGTTCCTCAAAGAAACTACTCACTCCAGTGGTCTAGTTTTTGGTGCTTTGTGACCAATTTGAAAACCGCTGACCACTCCTGCTCGAAATGCCTTTTGACAATTTAATTGCTAACTCAAATATTGCATTGTCTAAAAGCTGGAAAACTTGAGCAACTCTTTTTCGCTCTAGTTGTTCTTAACAGCCCAGAAAAGgtttgaatattaaataactTGATTTGAGTATTATAAATTTcgtaatatttaatttgctcaTAATAAATTTGTGATTATGAAATCAATATACTCACCATTGGCATTGTCGCGCCGGCGCAGCTGCTTTTTGTGCTTCATGCGGCGGTTCTGGAACCAGGTCTTCACCTGCGTCTCGCTGAGTCCCAAGGCGGTGGCCAGCTCCACACGCTCCGGCGTGGACAGGTATCGCTGTCCCTCGAACCGCTTTTCCAGACCGGACAGCTGCGGATCACTGAACACCGTGCGAGCCTTCCTCCGGCGGCAGTGGCGCAGGGCATTCACGCCCATTCCCAGTCCGAGGGCCAGTTCCGGCACACAGCCAGGCGCTCCGAAGAAGGGCGCTCCCCCGAACAGGCTGGCTGAAAGGGCAAAGGATGCAAAATTTGGTTAACTTCGTTATAGTTGGAACAAATGAAAACTTTCGGTGTTGATGGCCATTTACACCGAATATTTCGAGTTTTAGTGCCCCTAAATGAAGCTATGTGGCAACAAAAAACTGCACTTCAACATCAGTTGTCCTACTAATTTGGGTTTCATTTTGAAAAAGTTCTAAAtgtgaaattaaatgttgTGCTGGCTTTTTAATGAGAATATGTCCAACTTCATTTTCGATTAGCTAAACTCTAGCTAGAATTGACTTTTAATTTCTATGAGTTCGACTTTAACTTATTACCAACATGTTTGTATGTACCAGTACAAATCAGAATCATCTAGGAGGATATCTCTGTAATATCGAGCATTAACTCACCTTGTGATAGAAAATAGGGATCCACGGACTTGTAGGTGCCCGACGACGGCGAGAGATATCCGAGGGTCATTTGAAGAAATCCGTGATCGGTGTAGGGTGCATTCGGATAGAGTACTCCATTGGATGCACCACTACCTCCATTCAGGggcggcggaggcggaggtTGAGGTTGAGTCGTGGGCACCGGCGGATGTTGTGCTGCTCCAGATCCCAACTGCTGCGAAATCTGATCTCCGTTGTAGTGGGAAGTTCCGTGTCGCGAGTGGTGGTTGGACCTACGAAGCAAGTGGTTCAATTAGGGGTCTATTGGTATTTCGATGTTAAACTATTCTCTTTATGTCCAATAGTGATTTTTATGCTAATATgcttaaatacaaatatatattcccAGATACATTAAGCTTTATGGTAAGCCTGATTTCTATGTTTCCAAAATATCatttttcttacaaaaaatattctaTAATTTAAAAGAACATAATCCAAAGTAAGATTTTAAAGGTGTATGCTATTCCAAAATATTTGTCTTCAAGAAGGTGTGACTATCTATCGTATTTGATGTTTCATGTTTACTTCttattcttttataaattcacTTTGTTAATATtatcttattttttatttattttttttttattttaattactttttttcacttttctatGCAATTATattggcttaaaattaaagttttttaaactaaaatttcACTGCAGTAGTATTAGGCCTTGGAATTCGGAAACCAACCGTGGAGTGCTGTGCATGGACTTGCCGTAATCCTCGCCAGCGTAACCCGACGCAGCCTGGTTGCTGCGGGCAGTAGCCGtcgcggatgcggatgcggacgCCGGCGGATGTGACTGCGGCGGATGCGAATGTTGCGACGGATGTTTGTGCGGATTATTGTCGTGGGCAAATGCGCTTCTGGCACTTTTCACCGCGTTTCTGCTGCTCTTTGGCGCGTAGTTGTTGGTGTTTGCGGCGATGCCGTTGGTATCACtactattattgttattgctggcACTATTTAAGTTTTGAAACAATATGTGCTCGATGGAAAACGGCGTTTTTGTGGTCAGCATTGTGGTGGCACTGGCCATCGCCGCCGCCTTGCTGTGCGTGGGCGTGGTGGCGTTGGCATGAGCATGTGCGTCCGCAGGACTCAAGCTGGCCTCATTAAGCATTGCCATTGCGCTGGAGGATGGCCGAGCAGGAGGAGCACGAGGAGCAGTGATGGAGACCGGAGCCAGGAGATGTGCCAGCCAGCCGGGATATATACGTGTCCTTGGACCGCGCGCGCGCTTATGTTGTTTGCTCGTTGACGGTCGCGTTGAGTTTGCGGCAATCACCGCACATCAACCAGCAAATTGCTCTAAACGAGCTGCCAGCAGACATGTGCGAGCGAGCCGGCGATATGGTCCTGCATCCTGCGAAAAGGGGAAAATCGAAGGGGGGGAAAAAATGCGAGCGCAGGCAGTGCCACCCCCTCCTCAATCCGGCTGCAGTTGGCCCGCTTTGCGGTGCCCGCTTAGAGCGGCAATATTCGGGGAATCCCCGTAAGCGGGCACATGAACACACCCCTCGATTTGCATGCGCATAGGGTTGTCCTGCTCTGGCAGGATTTTGAGCACCCATCTCTCTGCTGGCATCCACTGGACATGCGATTAGTGCGGAAAAACCTTAGTTTAATTGACCCCCGTTAGCCGCAAATAAGTTGCACAACTATGCGTCCTTGCTCTGCCGCCATTTTGCGAGGCAGGCACATCCTGCCACGTCCCCAGCCGCCCATTTGGCACCCACTTGTCATAATTAACGTGTCACGGCCGCCATTGTTGGCTGTCTGGCTGATGATGTGCGTGCATTAAATGCCACAATTattataattgaattaaacAATCGATTCTGCTGCTGTGACAGGATAATTGCTAGGTGGAGCCAGCGCAACTGTACCCGCTGGGTTGGGGCCAAGCATTCGCCTGCTTTGCATTCAGATATTTTTTCCCCGCGCGGTTAATTGAATCAGAGCCCCACATAGCCGTACACCACCCACCAAGGACACCCGGCCCCCTCCGCACCCAACCAAGTGACACCATCGAAAAAGGGGGCGTGCCTCCTTTCCAGCAAGCCACCAATCGGCGAAGAGCTCGCCGAGGGGTTGCTTTCGCAACTATACTCGTCCTGTTTCGTCCTGTTGCTTTGAGAATCAGTCTTTCCTCACAGCGGAAAGTCCTTAATTCCTTCAGAGAGAGGGAAatatggggggggggggtctcCACAAACAGAGCAGGAAGGAAGGACAATAACGAGACATCGCCGAGAGAGAAAAAGCATATGACGACGATGCGACCAAAAAGCAAGACAAATTTGCTcgttttattaataaaataagtCACGCAAACTAAGTCGAACGTCATTATTAGGTTAAAGCCCTAAAATGGGCGCATTAGGATGGCATTCGAGTGATCGCGGTGATGGTTGGGTCTGCTTGGGGATGTGCTGCCCTGTTCCTGGGCAAAAATATCTCAGCTTCTCTAAGGACATTGGGGGGTTATGGGGTTTGTGTTAacgaataaaaatatttaattgtatttaaaagatATTAGAATAATAGTACTTAAAAGTGATAACCTAATTTCAGAAGTGCTCtaccaattttaaaattattaaattaaaaagatATAAGATTCATAGTTCCTAAAAAGACAacgtttttcttttaatatctattttataatattcttttcattttctataaatctattttatgaaatcccatctaaattaaattttaatttaagggTTGTATaccttaataataaatatatttattattattatttattatttattataaatatatttattattacataTATGAGAAATAAAAACTGATATTTATCTTAGAGAAAGAATATTAATAGAATAAAATATCTCGAGACTATAGTTACATATAGTTTAGAGCTCCATAGAAGTGGAAAGCTGGAAAAAGGTATCCCAGCCAGAGATGAGCACTTCTCTCACCTGGCCGAAAGCTCTTAACTGGCTGCTCCGCCTCCAcatccacctcctcctccatggACTACTCTTCGGTGTCATCCATTGTTAACCCGCTGACATGAACGTGCCAAAGGGCCTTTGTGAGGACATATATTTTGTTCAGTTCTTTTTGAGTCTGCTCGGTGGCGTGTCTACCTTgcgttttttattgatttttctcgCTAGGTGGAAATCAGCGGATTTGCGAGCAGAGATTCCCATGGCCAACTATGAGGGCAGATCATATTTTTGAGCCATCATTTAGTCTGCCTAATTTCCCATTGTTGCACGTGCCCCGTCCGACGGACTGAGcctaatttttataataataaaaatgctaCTACGTCTGGGGCATCGAATTGCCAGCCACTTTGCGGTTTAAGCTGAAGGAGGGTGCTTTTCCTTGGGGCAATTACAACATTTTGTGTCAGTTTGTCTGGCAAATCCTTCTGCGCTGTCTACATGAACGTCTCCTTGCCTCCTTTTTTGTGTTAGCATAATTCCCTGGAATCAAAGCTGAAGTGTGTCACCGATCAGGTTACATAAGCCATAGGTCGCGCTCGACCTCGCAACAGGGGTGAATATTGGCGGCACATTGCCTCAGATCCTCTTTCCGCATTTAAGTTTGATTCTCGGTAAATTAACTTCTGATACAAGCAACACAAACTTGAACATCCTTGCGGGTCCTTTGTTTTTGGGAGCAGCGCTCAAGTGGCTACATCCTTACGCAACCTTTGTTGTattggatttttgttttttgctaaTCCTTCAAGGATGAAAAAATCGTACTTGTAGTTCCTGTTTAAGGATAATTGAATAACGAATTCAATTCAGCTCAAGCTAAAATTAAAGTTGCTTATTTTTACAAATTGATGCAGACTTCCTTTACGTAATGACTTAAAGCTACAAATTGAAAGTCTGCCAAGACTTATCTAGTTTAATCAATCTGATCAAAAGGCAATGCGatgatttaaaaaattgtagCATTAAACTGCAATTATAGCTCGATATCACCTGAATCGTTCAAAGCTATtaatagaaaaaaaagatGTTCAAAGAAAACGCTTGGTCTTAATCTATGGTAAGAATGTATGTCATTataacataattttttttaaataattatgcaaactCTGCCCTTGTAAGTATTGTAAGTATTGACATGATGCATCATAAATGTTACTAAATTGTCGCCAATTTCAATATCAGGGATTATGCAGTTTCAttgttacttttttttcatttcctaCTGACAGTATACGAGTATTTTCACCAATACAAGAAAGTCTGAAGATCTAttgccaataaataaatatagttcTGTTTTTAAGCCGCTATTGAAGATTACCCAGTTGGTCCCACTCTTGAAAAATCCTCACGTAACTCGCAATCAAATGGCTATTCGGTTGCATTTAAATAGGAAATATGCTCGGAAATTGTTGAGTTACGCCCACCAAAAACGCCATATCCGGGAATTCAGTGGCCGAACAATCGAGCGAGTTGTAGGTCCTGGCTGTTCAGTAGATTTCACGATAATTGCGCGggataaattcaattaaatagcACACTACATGGCCGTAGAGCCCAACAACTGTATCAAAATAACAGCGATGCTGCCCCCGCCGGCTGATAAAATCGGAAAATGCCAGCAAATTACAAGCTGCCTGCCCCTCGACAAATCATCGTGTGCACATATTTCGATGTAATTTAATATGTGGCACGCGTTTGGGAAACTTTTGCCTTCCTAGCTCGACTCTTTCTACTCCGCAcgtattttcatttcattttttcttctCGCTGAATTCTCGTTGTTTGTTGGCTGGGAAAGGACCTGGAGGACTTGTGACTCCGAACGACGACGGGTTCATCCACAATTGTTGCCAATGAGAGCGATTGTGTGCCGCAAGGGGTGAAggagtggtggtggtggtgcccCAGTAGAGGGAGGTGGCAGGATAATTGCATTTGTTAGTGCTCTAATTGTCAGGGCGGTCTAATTCGAGGACGAGGGACAGGACGAAAAGGTTACTGGGCCTAGGATCACAACAAGAGACTTTTAATAAGCAGCCGACCGCCCAAAACAAAGCACTTCTGAAGGCGGAAAGTGGAAATCGCCACTCGTCGGGGAGTTCAAGTGCCCTCGAGGGAGGAATAGTGGGTGTTCTAACGATCCTAACTCTGTGATTGTGACAATTCAACACCGACAGAACTGACAATTAAATGCAGAAAATAATGAAGTGATTAAACAGGCTTCGAACGCAACATCGTTCATAAACTATTTCCCAATTCCGAATAGATTACCCATAATATGCTGTACCTAAAAAACCTGGTAAttgtaataaattattaagtaATCTACAGATTGTTTCACGTATTAGGAGGACAGACCATTGAATCTGTTATCTTTCATTCCACAATAAATGTAGTTACCAGAAACATGTATAAGTTCAGCTAAAGATACATTTTACAATCCCAATAAGTATCTTGAAACAGAAAAATcctaatatttaaatttaataatgcgTTATCAATCGAGGTGCTTTGCTATCGCCAGTTCCCATCTAGTGCCTTATTTGCAAAGGCACATTATATTCCTGTCGTGCCCAAGAGCTAGAAGCTGGGGAAGAGAAGTCATCTGATGATTTGGCCCGTGGAGAGGCTTGTTATGTTTATTCCAAAATAATTGCCAGCACGTGCTCTATCAGCGTCAATCAACCCAAACAGACAGCCAGTGGACAAGGAGgacatgggcatgggcatgggcatgggcatgggcatctTGGACGGAAACAAAAAGAGTAAATAAAAGTTAAGCATCAGGAGTGAGTGGGCCAGTCCATGTGCAAAGCGTTTTCGCACTTATGCACATCATTTACTCCGTTCGCCGCTGTGAGCCCGCATCGAAGGATGTGTTGTTGCGAGTCCTTGCGGGGTGGCTCTGCATCCGCGTTAAGTAGCCGGCTAACAACTGATTCGGCGATAAGACATCCCATGTCGCTACCCTCTCGTCCCGTCACACTTCCGTCCCGCTGTGCATCTCTATGgcaatttaatcaaattaattttctcaCGTGCTCTTTTCTGCTTCCCAGCAGGttctaaaataaaagcaaagcacAATGCTTATGGCTAATAAAATTAAGGACTTATGGCTTAACGTTGGGTGGTGCAACGCCTTCTCTTTGAACTCCTCGTATAATTCGCAGGCGGACGAAAGAAGAATAGATCAGCGGGAATTTT
The sequence above is a segment of the Drosophila melanogaster chromosome 2L genome. Coding sequences within it:
- the bsh gene encoding brain-specific homeobox, isoform B, with translation MAMLNEASLSPADAHAHANATTPTHSKAAAMASATTMLTTKTPFSIEHILFQNLNSASNNNNSSDTNGIAANTNNYAPKSSRNAVKSARSAFAHDNNPHKHPSQHSHPPQSHPPASASASATATARSNQAASGYAGEDYGKSMHSTPRSNHHSRHGTSHYNGDQISQQLGSGAAQHPPVPTTQPQPPPPPPLNGGSGASNGVLYPNAPYTDHGFLQMTLGYLSPSSGTYKSVDPYFLSQASLFGGAPFFGAPGCVPELALGLGMGVNALRHCRRRKARTVFSDPQLSGLEKRFEGQRYLSTPERVELATALGLSETQVKTWFQNRRMKHKKQLRRRDNANEPVDFSRSEPGKQPGEATSSSGDSKHGKLNPGSVGGTPTQPTSEQQLQMCLMQQGYSTDDYSDLEADSGDEDNSSDVDIVGDAKLYQLT